From a region of the Odontesthes bonariensis isolate fOdoBon6 chromosome 2, fOdoBon6.hap1, whole genome shotgun sequence genome:
- the zbtb18 gene encoding zinc finger and BTB domain-containing protein 18 isoform X3 — MEFPDHSRHLLQCLSEQRHQGFLCDSTVLVGDAQFRAHRAVLASCSMYFHLFYKDQLDKRDVVHLNSDIVTAPAFSLLLEFMYEGKLQFQDLPVEDVLAAASYLHMYDIVKVCKKRLKQKATAEADSTRREDDGGSSCSDKADSLSEGSTGRPATADLLHSDEEEEAKAGPLWLRLPPADRPGTPATATISPGHVEAEPQRGEGTGEGGKVLSPAGSPSSSTGSLSQRSHRSIKSRGGHRGRRVSNDAADCVLDLSVKPIAGSNHSNHHQSYFSGAATPDSLQSPLAVRVKVERGVASDEEEELGRGDYDMEHSGLTKATVPTANGGLTHLGVGGPLSAQRRLGLEAHLSALREASLASELEREEKPPASADDEDILGGESDRAQAEAASMDSSLLPYVSNMLSAQHTQIFMCPLCNKVFPSPHILQLHLSSHFREQEGIRSKPAGDVNVPTCTICSKTFSCMYTLKRHERTHSGEKPYTCTTCGKSFQYSHNLSRHAVVHTREKPHACKWCERRFTQSGDLYRHIRKFHCELVNSLSVKSEPLALPNVRDWAIEDSSQELWK, encoded by the coding sequence ATGGAGTTCCCAGACCACAGCAGACATTTACTTCAGTGTCTGAGCGAGCAGCGGCACCAGGGCTTCCTGTGTGACTCCACGGTGCTGGTGGGCGATGCCCAGTTCCGTGCACACCGTGCTGTATTGGCCTCGTGCAGCATGTACTTTCACCTTTTCTACAAGGACCAGCTGGACAAGAGAGATGTGGTGCACCTCAACAGCGACATTGTCACGGCCCCAGCCTTCTCCCTGCTCCTGGAGTTCATGTATGAGGGCAAGCTGCAGTTCCAGGACCTTCCCGTAGAGGACGTGCTGGCAGCGGCCAGCTACTTGCACATGTATGACATTGTCAAGGTGTGTAAGAAACGTTTGAAGCAGAAGGCCACAGCAGAGGCAGACAGCACGCGCAGAGAGGATGATGGCGGGTCCAGCTGCTCCGACAAGGCCGACAGCCTATCGGAAGGTTCGACAGGACGGCCTGCTACTGCCGACTTGCTGcacagtgatgaagaggaggaggcgaAGGCAGGTCCACTGTGGCTGAGGCTGCCGCCTGCAGACAGACCAGGGACACCGGCCACGGCTACCATCAGCCCAGGGCACGTGGAGGCAGAGCCGCAGCGTGGTGAAGGCACCGGGGAGGGAGGGAAGGTGCTCTCCCCGGCCGGCAGCCCAAGCAGCTCCACTGGATCTCTCTCCCAGAGGTCCCACCGCTCCATCAAATCTCGAGGAGGGCACAGAGGCAGGCGGGTGTCAAATGATGCGGCTGACTGCGTCCTGGACCTGTCAGTCAAGCCGATTGCCGGTAGCAACCACAGCAACCACCACCAGTCCTATTTCAGCGGGGCAGCTACACCAGACAGCCTGCAAAGCCCGTTGGCTGTGAGGGTAAAGGTGGAGAGGGGTGTGGCTTCAGATGAGGAAGAGGAACTGGGACGTGGGGACTATGACATGGAGCACAGCGGCCTCACCAAGGCCACAGTTCCCACCGCCAATGGGGGCCTGACCCACCTCGGGGTCGGGGGCCCTCTCTCGGCCCAGCGGAGGCTCGGGCTGGAGGCGCACCTGTCTGCTCTGCGAGAGGCGTCTTTGGCCTCAGAGCTGGAGCGGGAGGAGAAGCCTCCGGCCTCGGCCGACGATGAGGACATACTGGGGGGAGAAAGCGATCGCGCCCAGGCTGAGGCTGCCAGCATGGATAGCTCGCTGCTGCCTTACGTGTCCAACATGCTGTCAGCTCAGCACACCCAGATCTTCATGTGCCCGCTGTGCAACAAGGTTTTCCCCTCCCCACACATCCTCCAGCTTCACCTCAGCTCCCACTTCAGGGAGCAGGAGGGCATCCGCTCCAAGCCCGCCGGAGACGTCAACGTGCCCACGTGCACCATCTGCAGCAAGACCTTCTCCTGCATGTACACGCTGAAGCGCCACGAGCGGACACACTCCGGTGAAAAGCCCTACACCTGCACCACCTGCGGCAAGAGCTTCCAGTACTCGCACAACCTCAGCCGCCACGCAGTGGTGCACACGCGCGAGAAGCCGCACGCTTGCAAGTGGTGCGAGCGGCGCTTCACGCAATCTGGGGACCTCTACCGACATATCCGTAAGTTCCATTGCGAACTGGTCAACTCGCTGTCAGTGAAGAGCGAACCGCTGGCGCTGCCCAATGTCAGGGATTGGGCGATCGAGGACAGCTCCCAGGAACTGTGGAAGTAG
- the zbtb18 gene encoding zinc finger and BTB domain-containing protein 18 isoform X1 — protein sequence MYFLRQDKSTWLTGYEDGRMEFPDHSRHLLQCLSEQRHQGFLCDSTVLVGDAQFRAHRAVLASCSMYFHLFYKDQLDKRDVVHLNSDIVTAPAFSLLLEFMYEGKLQFQDLPVEDVLAAASYLHMYDIVKVCKKRLKQKATAEADSTRREDDGGSSCSDKADSLSEGSTGRPATADLLHSDEEEEAKAGPLWLRLPPADRPGTPATATISPGHVEAEPQRGEGTGEGGKVLSPAGSPSSSTGSLSQRSHRSIKSRGGHRGRRVSNDAADCVLDLSVKPIAGSNHSNHHQSYFSGAATPDSLQSPLAVRVKVERGVASDEEEELGRGDYDMEHSGLTKATVPTANGGLTHLGVGGPLSAQRRLGLEAHLSALREASLASELEREEKPPASADDEDILGGESDRAQAEAASMDSSLLPYVSNMLSAQHTQIFMCPLCNKVFPSPHILQLHLSSHFREQEGIRSKPAGDVNVPTCTICSKTFSCMYTLKRHERTHSGEKPYTCTTCGKSFQYSHNLSRHAVVHTREKPHACKWCERRFTQSGDLYRHIRKFHCELVNSLSVKSEPLALPNVRDWAIEDSSQELWK from the exons ATGTATTTTCTCAGGCAGGACAAATCGACTTGGTTAACAG gttatGAGGACGGCAGGATGGAGTTCCCAGACCACAGCAGACATTTACTTCAGTGTCTGAGCGAGCAGCGGCACCAGGGCTTCCTGTGTGACTCCACGGTGCTGGTGGGCGATGCCCAGTTCCGTGCACACCGTGCTGTATTGGCCTCGTGCAGCATGTACTTTCACCTTTTCTACAAGGACCAGCTGGACAAGAGAGATGTGGTGCACCTCAACAGCGACATTGTCACGGCCCCAGCCTTCTCCCTGCTCCTGGAGTTCATGTATGAGGGCAAGCTGCAGTTCCAGGACCTTCCCGTAGAGGACGTGCTGGCAGCGGCCAGCTACTTGCACATGTATGACATTGTCAAGGTGTGTAAGAAACGTTTGAAGCAGAAGGCCACAGCAGAGGCAGACAGCACGCGCAGAGAGGATGATGGCGGGTCCAGCTGCTCCGACAAGGCCGACAGCCTATCGGAAGGTTCGACAGGACGGCCTGCTACTGCCGACTTGCTGcacagtgatgaagaggaggaggcgaAGGCAGGTCCACTGTGGCTGAGGCTGCCGCCTGCAGACAGACCAGGGACACCGGCCACGGCTACCATCAGCCCAGGGCACGTGGAGGCAGAGCCGCAGCGTGGTGAAGGCACCGGGGAGGGAGGGAAGGTGCTCTCCCCGGCCGGCAGCCCAAGCAGCTCCACTGGATCTCTCTCCCAGAGGTCCCACCGCTCCATCAAATCTCGAGGAGGGCACAGAGGCAGGCGGGTGTCAAATGATGCGGCTGACTGCGTCCTGGACCTGTCAGTCAAGCCGATTGCCGGTAGCAACCACAGCAACCACCACCAGTCCTATTTCAGCGGGGCAGCTACACCAGACAGCCTGCAAAGCCCGTTGGCTGTGAGGGTAAAGGTGGAGAGGGGTGTGGCTTCAGATGAGGAAGAGGAACTGGGACGTGGGGACTATGACATGGAGCACAGCGGCCTCACCAAGGCCACAGTTCCCACCGCCAATGGGGGCCTGACCCACCTCGGGGTCGGGGGCCCTCTCTCGGCCCAGCGGAGGCTCGGGCTGGAGGCGCACCTGTCTGCTCTGCGAGAGGCGTCTTTGGCCTCAGAGCTGGAGCGGGAGGAGAAGCCTCCGGCCTCGGCCGACGATGAGGACATACTGGGGGGAGAAAGCGATCGCGCCCAGGCTGAGGCTGCCAGCATGGATAGCTCGCTGCTGCCTTACGTGTCCAACATGCTGTCAGCTCAGCACACCCAGATCTTCATGTGCCCGCTGTGCAACAAGGTTTTCCCCTCCCCACACATCCTCCAGCTTCACCTCAGCTCCCACTTCAGGGAGCAGGAGGGCATCCGCTCCAAGCCCGCCGGAGACGTCAACGTGCCCACGTGCACCATCTGCAGCAAGACCTTCTCCTGCATGTACACGCTGAAGCGCCACGAGCGGACACACTCCGGTGAAAAGCCCTACACCTGCACCACCTGCGGCAAGAGCTTCCAGTACTCGCACAACCTCAGCCGCCACGCAGTGGTGCACACGCGCGAGAAGCCGCACGCTTGCAAGTGGTGCGAGCGGCGCTTCACGCAATCTGGGGACCTCTACCGACATATCCGTAAGTTCCATTGCGAACTGGTCAACTCGCTGTCAGTGAAGAGCGAACCGCTGGCGCTGCCCAATGTCAGGGATTGGGCGATCGAGGACAGCTCCCAGGAACTGTGGAAGTAG
- the zbtb18 gene encoding zinc finger and BTB domain-containing protein 18 isoform X2, giving the protein MHTAAGYEDGRMEFPDHSRHLLQCLSEQRHQGFLCDSTVLVGDAQFRAHRAVLASCSMYFHLFYKDQLDKRDVVHLNSDIVTAPAFSLLLEFMYEGKLQFQDLPVEDVLAAASYLHMYDIVKVCKKRLKQKATAEADSTRREDDGGSSCSDKADSLSEGSTGRPATADLLHSDEEEEAKAGPLWLRLPPADRPGTPATATISPGHVEAEPQRGEGTGEGGKVLSPAGSPSSSTGSLSQRSHRSIKSRGGHRGRRVSNDAADCVLDLSVKPIAGSNHSNHHQSYFSGAATPDSLQSPLAVRVKVERGVASDEEEELGRGDYDMEHSGLTKATVPTANGGLTHLGVGGPLSAQRRLGLEAHLSALREASLASELEREEKPPASADDEDILGGESDRAQAEAASMDSSLLPYVSNMLSAQHTQIFMCPLCNKVFPSPHILQLHLSSHFREQEGIRSKPAGDVNVPTCTICSKTFSCMYTLKRHERTHSGEKPYTCTTCGKSFQYSHNLSRHAVVHTREKPHACKWCERRFTQSGDLYRHIRKFHCELVNSLSVKSEPLALPNVRDWAIEDSSQELWK; this is encoded by the exons ATGCATACTGCTGCAG gttatGAGGACGGCAGGATGGAGTTCCCAGACCACAGCAGACATTTACTTCAGTGTCTGAGCGAGCAGCGGCACCAGGGCTTCCTGTGTGACTCCACGGTGCTGGTGGGCGATGCCCAGTTCCGTGCACACCGTGCTGTATTGGCCTCGTGCAGCATGTACTTTCACCTTTTCTACAAGGACCAGCTGGACAAGAGAGATGTGGTGCACCTCAACAGCGACATTGTCACGGCCCCAGCCTTCTCCCTGCTCCTGGAGTTCATGTATGAGGGCAAGCTGCAGTTCCAGGACCTTCCCGTAGAGGACGTGCTGGCAGCGGCCAGCTACTTGCACATGTATGACATTGTCAAGGTGTGTAAGAAACGTTTGAAGCAGAAGGCCACAGCAGAGGCAGACAGCACGCGCAGAGAGGATGATGGCGGGTCCAGCTGCTCCGACAAGGCCGACAGCCTATCGGAAGGTTCGACAGGACGGCCTGCTACTGCCGACTTGCTGcacagtgatgaagaggaggaggcgaAGGCAGGTCCACTGTGGCTGAGGCTGCCGCCTGCAGACAGACCAGGGACACCGGCCACGGCTACCATCAGCCCAGGGCACGTGGAGGCAGAGCCGCAGCGTGGTGAAGGCACCGGGGAGGGAGGGAAGGTGCTCTCCCCGGCCGGCAGCCCAAGCAGCTCCACTGGATCTCTCTCCCAGAGGTCCCACCGCTCCATCAAATCTCGAGGAGGGCACAGAGGCAGGCGGGTGTCAAATGATGCGGCTGACTGCGTCCTGGACCTGTCAGTCAAGCCGATTGCCGGTAGCAACCACAGCAACCACCACCAGTCCTATTTCAGCGGGGCAGCTACACCAGACAGCCTGCAAAGCCCGTTGGCTGTGAGGGTAAAGGTGGAGAGGGGTGTGGCTTCAGATGAGGAAGAGGAACTGGGACGTGGGGACTATGACATGGAGCACAGCGGCCTCACCAAGGCCACAGTTCCCACCGCCAATGGGGGCCTGACCCACCTCGGGGTCGGGGGCCCTCTCTCGGCCCAGCGGAGGCTCGGGCTGGAGGCGCACCTGTCTGCTCTGCGAGAGGCGTCTTTGGCCTCAGAGCTGGAGCGGGAGGAGAAGCCTCCGGCCTCGGCCGACGATGAGGACATACTGGGGGGAGAAAGCGATCGCGCCCAGGCTGAGGCTGCCAGCATGGATAGCTCGCTGCTGCCTTACGTGTCCAACATGCTGTCAGCTCAGCACACCCAGATCTTCATGTGCCCGCTGTGCAACAAGGTTTTCCCCTCCCCACACATCCTCCAGCTTCACCTCAGCTCCCACTTCAGGGAGCAGGAGGGCATCCGCTCCAAGCCCGCCGGAGACGTCAACGTGCCCACGTGCACCATCTGCAGCAAGACCTTCTCCTGCATGTACACGCTGAAGCGCCACGAGCGGACACACTCCGGTGAAAAGCCCTACACCTGCACCACCTGCGGCAAGAGCTTCCAGTACTCGCACAACCTCAGCCGCCACGCAGTGGTGCACACGCGCGAGAAGCCGCACGCTTGCAAGTGGTGCGAGCGGCGCTTCACGCAATCTGGGGACCTCTACCGACATATCCGTAAGTTCCATTGCGAACTGGTCAACTCGCTGTCAGTGAAGAGCGAACCGCTGGCGCTGCCCAATGTCAGGGATTGGGCGATCGAGGACAGCTCCCAGGAACTGTGGAAGTAG